A stretch of the Takifugu flavidus isolate HTHZ2018 chromosome 1, ASM371156v2, whole genome shotgun sequence genome encodes the following:
- the ankzf1 gene encoding ankyrin repeat and zinc finger domain-containing protein 1 isoform X1: MTKSVEQRSVFDLCPNDEVLIGLAKVNSALQTLCNTATVPAVPTAIQHERQRESSLLREVSDKMVCLACRCTFTNREDQVEHYKLDWHRFNLKQKMLGTSPVTAEEFEKKTGEGDVSSISGSESDSEECADSDDGNAADSEASPESCLIMGRRSTKLIFQNLAGQYLSVHRCILQGKSAESDDEQDVGSSLKNINKTTLWAILMAGGGHFVGSIFQGKEVLHHKTFHRYTVRAKRGTAQGLRDSQNRSHAPKSAGAALRRHNEAALVKDIQELLVSWSEHLKEASAIFIRAPSYNKSIFFGSRSAPFDKKDPRIHSIPFATRRATFREAQRVHEVLSTIHVYGKDTDVSAILSPSKKVWKKTVKHATQAKTDPDTVMAEHQVSSEEEGDEIQLKMVEVTLGTLDLRESEICPSRHQRRRRRKEGKIIQNHSSPELCDAAADGIKEDMLEAATGDETEEPSKTNKETQKPADDSVEYCLRDSLFTACKVGDVDTLYTLLQLPTQPTDMQEQSDSHSSTGSNPLSLLNEPLDSSGFTLLHVASAAAQKETVRVLMDAGADPACRDRKGQPPYIVAPDKDTRNVFRKYMADNPDRYDYKKAQVPGPLTAELQSKHLEKKKAQKVLRKRRDKEQKEEKKKQELEAEEKKRFACLSDREKRALAAEKRLAKQVAATAVDLTNVNRCWSCGESLLGKIPFQYSEYSFCTTRCVQAHRKANAPPGKT, encoded by the exons ATGACGAAGTCAGTCGAGCAGCGCTCAGTTTTCGACTTGTGTCCAAATGATGAAGTTCTGATCGGGCTGGCGAAGGTAAACTCAGCCCTGCAAACTCTCTGCAACACGGCTACAGTCCCTGCAG TTCCGACGGCGATACAACATGAAAGACAACGGGAATCCAGCCTGTTAAGAGAAGTGTCAGACAAGATGGTGTGCTTAGCCTGCAGATGCACCTTTACTAATCGTGAAGATCAG GTGGAACACTACAAGCTCGATTGGCATCGTTTCAATTTGAAACAAAAGATGCTGGGAACGTCGCCAGTTACAGCAGAAGAGTTTGAGAAGAAGACTGGAGAGG GTGACGtgtcaagtatctcgggatcggAGTCTGATAGTGAGGAATGTGCTGACAGCGACGACGGCAATGCTGCGGATAGCGAGGCCTCACCTGAAAGCTGTTTGATTATGGGCCGGCGTTCCACCAAGCTTATTTTCCAGAACTTAGCAGGACAGTATCTATCAGTGCATCGCTGCATCCTGCAGGGCAAGTCTGCTGAG TCAGATGACGAGCAAGATGTAGGATCATCCTTAAAGAACATAAATAAGACGACTTTGTGGGCAATTCTTATGGCAGGTGGAGGACACTTTGTTGGTTCTATATTCCAAGG AAAAGAAGTCCTTCATCACAAAACCTTCCATCGATACACAGTCAGAGCGAAGCGAGGCACTGCTCAAGGACTAAGGGATTCTCAAAACCGAAGTCATGCACCAAAGTCTGCAGGAGCTGCACTGAGGCGACACAATGAGGCCGCCTTAGTTAAG GACATTCAGGAGCTTCTGGTTAGCTGGTCTGAACACTTGAAGGAAGCCTCTGCGATATTCATCCGCGCCCCTAGCTAcaacaaaagcattttttttggTAGCCGCTCAGCACCATTTGACAAAAAAGACCCAAGGATCCACTCAATCCCTTTTGCCACACGTAGAGCAACTTTTCGGGAGGCACAGAGGGTACACGAGGTGCTCTCCACCATCCATGTTTATG GAAAAGACACAGACGTGTCTGCAATCTTGAGTCCATCTAAGAAGGTCTGGAAGAAAACAGTCAAACATGCAACTCAGGCAAAAACAGATCCAGACACAG TCATGGCAGAACACCAAGTTTCATctgaagaggagggagatgagATCCAATTGAAGATGGTAGAAGTGACTTTAGGGACACTGGACCTCCGTGAGTCTGAAATCTGCCCCTCCAGgcatcagaggaggaggaggagaaaggagggaaaaataatacaaaatcATAGCAGTCCAG AATTGTGTGACGCGGCAGCAGATGGCATTAAAGAGGACATGTTGGAGGCTGCAACAGGAGACGAAACTGAAGAACCGtcaaagacaaataaagaaacacaaa aacctGCTGATGATTCGGTGGAATACTGCCTGAGGGACTCCTTGTTTACAGCATGTAAAGTTGGAGATGTAGACACCCTGTACACACTCCTCCAGCTACCCACACAACCAACAGACATGCAGGAACAGTCAGACAGCCACTCCTCTACTGGCTCCAATCCTCTGTCGCTGCTTAATGAGCCCCTGGACTCGTCAGGGTTCACCTTGCTGCACGTTGCCTCAGCCGCTGCACAAAAAGAGACTGTCAGGGTGCTGATGGACGCAGGAGCAGACCCAGCCTGCAG GGACAGAAAAGGGCAGCCGCCGTATATTGTTGCCCCTGACAAAGACACGAGAAACGTCTTTCGTAAATACATGGCTGACAATCCTGACAGATATGACTACAAAAAGGCCCAG GTCCCTGGACCGCTAACAGCAGAGCTGCAATCCAAACatctggagaagaaaaaagcccaaaagGTTTTGAGGAAACGGCGAGACaaagagcagaaggaggaaaagaaaaaacaagaactggaggcagaagaaaagaagaggttCGCTTGTCTGAGTGACCGTGAAAAG AGAGCTCTGGCGGCTGAGAAGAGATTAGCAAAGCAAGTCGCTGCGACTGCCGTCGACCTCACAAATGTCAA TAGATGCTGGTCCTGTGGAGAGTCTTTGCTTGGCAAGATTCCTTTTCAGTATTCCGAATATTCCTTCTGCACCACTCGCTGTGTTCAAGCTCATCGTAAAGCCAACGCGCCTCCTGGCAAGACCTAA
- the ankzf1 gene encoding ankyrin repeat and zinc finger domain-containing protein 1 isoform X2, with protein sequence MTKSVEQRSVFDLCPNDEVLIGLAKVNSALQTLCNTATVPAVPTAIQHERQRESSLLREVSDKMVCLACRCTFTNREDQVEHYKLDWHRFNLKQKMLGTSPVTAEEFEKKTGEGDVSSISGSESDSEECADSDDGNAADSEASPESCLIMGRRSTKLIFQNLAGQYLSVHRCILQGKSAESDDEQDVGSSLKNINKTTLWAILMAGGGHFVGSIFQGKEVLHHKTFHRYTVRAKRGTAQGLRDSQNRSHAPKSAGAALRRHNEAALVKDIQELLVSWSEHLKEASAIFIRAPSYNKSIFFGSRSAPFDKKDPRIHSIPFATRRATFREAQRVHEVLSTIHVYGKDTDVSAILSPSKKVWKKTVKHATQAKTDPDTVMAEHQVSSEEEGDEIQLKMVEVTLGTLDLRESEICPSRHQRRRRRKEGKIIQNHSSPELCDAAADGIKEDMLEAATGDETEEPSKTNKETQKPADDSVEYCLRDSLFTACKVGDVDTLYTLLQLPTQPTDMQEQSDSHSSTGSNPLSLLNEPLDSSGFTLLHVASAAAQKETVRVLMDAGADPACRDRKGQPPYIVAPDKDTRNVFRKYMADNPDRYDYKKAQVPGPLTAELQSKHLEKKKAQKVLRKRRDKEQKEEKKKQELEAEEKKRFACLSDREKRALAAEKRLAKQVAATAVDLTNVKCWSCGESLLGKIPFQYSEYSFCTTRCVQAHRKANAPPGKT encoded by the exons ATGACGAAGTCAGTCGAGCAGCGCTCAGTTTTCGACTTGTGTCCAAATGATGAAGTTCTGATCGGGCTGGCGAAGGTAAACTCAGCCCTGCAAACTCTCTGCAACACGGCTACAGTCCCTGCAG TTCCGACGGCGATACAACATGAAAGACAACGGGAATCCAGCCTGTTAAGAGAAGTGTCAGACAAGATGGTGTGCTTAGCCTGCAGATGCACCTTTACTAATCGTGAAGATCAG GTGGAACACTACAAGCTCGATTGGCATCGTTTCAATTTGAAACAAAAGATGCTGGGAACGTCGCCAGTTACAGCAGAAGAGTTTGAGAAGAAGACTGGAGAGG GTGACGtgtcaagtatctcgggatcggAGTCTGATAGTGAGGAATGTGCTGACAGCGACGACGGCAATGCTGCGGATAGCGAGGCCTCACCTGAAAGCTGTTTGATTATGGGCCGGCGTTCCACCAAGCTTATTTTCCAGAACTTAGCAGGACAGTATCTATCAGTGCATCGCTGCATCCTGCAGGGCAAGTCTGCTGAG TCAGATGACGAGCAAGATGTAGGATCATCCTTAAAGAACATAAATAAGACGACTTTGTGGGCAATTCTTATGGCAGGTGGAGGACACTTTGTTGGTTCTATATTCCAAGG AAAAGAAGTCCTTCATCACAAAACCTTCCATCGATACACAGTCAGAGCGAAGCGAGGCACTGCTCAAGGACTAAGGGATTCTCAAAACCGAAGTCATGCACCAAAGTCTGCAGGAGCTGCACTGAGGCGACACAATGAGGCCGCCTTAGTTAAG GACATTCAGGAGCTTCTGGTTAGCTGGTCTGAACACTTGAAGGAAGCCTCTGCGATATTCATCCGCGCCCCTAGCTAcaacaaaagcattttttttggTAGCCGCTCAGCACCATTTGACAAAAAAGACCCAAGGATCCACTCAATCCCTTTTGCCACACGTAGAGCAACTTTTCGGGAGGCACAGAGGGTACACGAGGTGCTCTCCACCATCCATGTTTATG GAAAAGACACAGACGTGTCTGCAATCTTGAGTCCATCTAAGAAGGTCTGGAAGAAAACAGTCAAACATGCAACTCAGGCAAAAACAGATCCAGACACAG TCATGGCAGAACACCAAGTTTCATctgaagaggagggagatgagATCCAATTGAAGATGGTAGAAGTGACTTTAGGGACACTGGACCTCCGTGAGTCTGAAATCTGCCCCTCCAGgcatcagaggaggaggaggagaaaggagggaaaaataatacaaaatcATAGCAGTCCAG AATTGTGTGACGCGGCAGCAGATGGCATTAAAGAGGACATGTTGGAGGCTGCAACAGGAGACGAAACTGAAGAACCGtcaaagacaaataaagaaacacaaa aacctGCTGATGATTCGGTGGAATACTGCCTGAGGGACTCCTTGTTTACAGCATGTAAAGTTGGAGATGTAGACACCCTGTACACACTCCTCCAGCTACCCACACAACCAACAGACATGCAGGAACAGTCAGACAGCCACTCCTCTACTGGCTCCAATCCTCTGTCGCTGCTTAATGAGCCCCTGGACTCGTCAGGGTTCACCTTGCTGCACGTTGCCTCAGCCGCTGCACAAAAAGAGACTGTCAGGGTGCTGATGGACGCAGGAGCAGACCCAGCCTGCAG GGACAGAAAAGGGCAGCCGCCGTATATTGTTGCCCCTGACAAAGACACGAGAAACGTCTTTCGTAAATACATGGCTGACAATCCTGACAGATATGACTACAAAAAGGCCCAG GTCCCTGGACCGCTAACAGCAGAGCTGCAATCCAAACatctggagaagaaaaaagcccaaaagGTTTTGAGGAAACGGCGAGACaaagagcagaaggaggaaaagaaaaaacaagaactggaggcagaagaaaagaagaggttCGCTTGTCTGAGTGACCGTGAAAAG AGAGCTCTGGCGGCTGAGAAGAGATTAGCAAAGCAAGTCGCTGCGACTGCCGTCGACCTCACAAATGTCAA ATGCTGGTCCTGTGGAGAGTCTTTGCTTGGCAAGATTCCTTTTCAGTATTCCGAATATTCCTTCTGCACCACTCGCTGTGTTCAAGCTCATCGTAAAGCCAACGCGCCTCCTGGCAAGACCTAA
- the glb1l gene encoding beta-galactosidase-1-like protein — MAAGVLLYVTVASLAASGSLVCGMRSFSIDYKNNCFLKDGKPFQYISGSIHYSRIPRDYWKDRLLKMYMTGLNAIQVYVPWNFHETAEGVPNFTGGRDLEYFLHLANQTGLLVILRPGPYICAEWEMGGLPAWLLQKPNIILRTADTDYIQAVSNWLTVLLPRMKPWLYINGGNIISVQVENEYGSYFACDYNYMRHLRTLFRWFLGEETVLFTTDGNTDREMTCGTLEGLYATIDFGTENNVTDAFGRQRRFEPSGPLVNSEFYTGWLDHWGDQHAVVDSRKVSRVLDEMLAMGASVNMYMFEGGTNFGYWNGADHDTRFRSVVTSYDYDAPLSEAGDPTEKLFAIRDVIKQFRDVPSGPMPPATPKFAYGLLQMKRVGNISSLLDTLCPAGPLESQYPLTFEKVKQYYGYMLYRTTLPRDLSWPTPLLSPLNGVHDRAYVSINGVFQGLLERDNALVINITGQQGDTVDILVENMGRVNFGSKINDYKGLVSSLILGKDILTDWKIYPLNIDGVISEGWPQSDSHQFDHPHNQPTQGPVFYTGTLQPNGIAWDTFLKLNGWTKGQVWINGINLGRYWPSRGPQQTLYVPGPLLSATKPNNITVLELEGAPAHLWVLFIDRPLLSGPD; from the exons ATGGCTGCCGGCGTCCTGCTCTACGTCACAGTGGCCAGTTTAGCTGCCAGTGGAAGCTTg GTCTGTGGGATGAGGTCATTCTCCATAGACTACAAAAACAACTGTTTCCTTAAAGATGGGAAACCATTTCAATACATCTCAGGCAGCATCCACTACTCCAGAATCCCGCGAGACTACTGGAAGGACCGGCTCCTGAAGATGTACATGACTGGCCTGAATGCCATCCAAGT ATACGTCCCCTGGAACTTCCACGAAACAGCAGAGGGGGTTCCCAACTTCACAGGAGGGCGAGATCTGGAGTATTTTTTGCATCTGGCCAACCAGACGGGTCTGCTGGTCATCCTGCGGCCGGGGCCGTACATCTGTGCAGAATGGGAAATG GGTGGTCTGCCAGCATGGCTGCTCCAGAAACCAAACATCATCCTCCGCACGGCCGACACAG ATTATATCCAGGCGGTCAGCAACTGGCTCACTGTCCTGCTGCCCAGAATGAAACCGTGGCTGTATATCAACGGGGGCAACATCATCTCAGTCCAG GTGGAAAATGAATATGGGAGTTATTTTGCCTGTGACTACAACTACATGCGTCACTTGAGGACACTGTTCCGCTGGTTTCTGGGTGAAGAGACGGTCCTGTTCACAACAGATGGGAACACAGACAGGGAAATGACCTGTGGGACGCTGGAGGGATTATACGCCACCATAGACTTTGGAACAG AGAACAACGTAACCGATGCCTTCGGCCGACAGAGACGGTTCGAGCCCTCGGGGCCCCTG GTCAACTCGGAGTTCTACACCGGCTGGTTGGACCACTGGGGCGATCAGCACGCCGTGGTAGATTCCCGCAAGGTCAGCAGAGTGTTAGATGAAATGCTCGCGATGGGAGCCAGCGTCAACAT GTACATGTTTGAAGGAGGCACAAACTTTGGTTACTGGAACG GTGCCGATCACGACACCAGGTTCCGCTCTGTGGTCACCAGCTACGATTACGATGCCCCCTTGTCTGAGGCAGGAGACCCCACAGAGAAGCTGTTTGCCATCAGAGACGTTATTAAGCAG TTTAGAGACGTTCCCTCTGGCCCGATGCCCCCGGCAACTCCAAAGTTTGCTTATGGCTTGTTGCAGATGAAAAGG GTCGGAAACATCAGCAGCCTGTTAGACACCCTCTGCCCCGCTGGCCCACTGGAATCCCAGTACCCTCTGACGTTTGAAAAGGTGAAGCAG TACTATGGGTACATGCTTTATCGGACCACGCTGCCCAGAGACCTCTCGTGGCCCACGCCGCTCCTGTCTCCGCTGAATGGGGTTCATGACCGGGCCTACGTATCCATCAATGGG GTGTTCCAGGGCCTGCTGGAGAGAGACAACGCACTGGTAATAAACATCACCGGACAGCAGGGAGACACTGTGGACATCCTGGTGGAGAACATGGGGAGGGTGAATTTTGGCAGTAAGATCAATGACTACAAG GGCCTCGTCAGCAGCCTGATTCTGGGTAAAGACATACTGACTGACTGGAAGATCTATCCTTTGAACATTGATGGTGTCATCTCTGAAGGATGGCCTCAGTCAGACAGTCATCAGTTCGACCACCCACACAACCAGCCCACACAGGGGCCCGTTTTCTACACAGGGACCTTACAGCCCAACGGCATTGCCTGGGATACCTTTCTTAAGCTCAATGGATGGACAAAG GGCCAGGTCTGGATTAATGGTATTAACCTGGGAAGATACTGGCCTTCCAGGGGCCCTCAACAGACTCTTTATGTCCCGGGACCCTTGCTCAGCGCCACCAAACCCAACAACATCACCGTGCTGGAGCTCGAGGGGGCTCCCGCGCATCTTTGGGTTCTCTTCATAGATCGTCCGCTGCTCAGTGGTCCTGACTAA